In a single window of the Mycolicibacterium poriferae genome:
- a CDS encoding DUF2188 domain-containing protein → MADYDVQYDKDSGDWSAKRSGAEKAAGRYDTQGEAHDAARGFAERSGGGEVRDHRKDNNQIRNTDTIGKKDPYPPKG, encoded by the coding sequence GTGGCTGACTACGACGTGCAGTACGACAAAGACTCAGGTGACTGGAGCGCCAAACGCTCCGGTGCAGAAAAAGCTGCGGGACGTTACGACACCCAGGGTGAGGCGCATGACGCCGCCCGGGGCTTTGCGGAACGAAGCGGCGGCGGCGAGGTTCGAGACCACCGCAAGGACAACAACCAGATTCGGAACACCGACACAATCGGCAAGAAGGACCCCTACCCACCGAAGGGCTGA
- a CDS encoding lysozyme family protein, with amino-acid sequence MSGGWVWVADTGFVSVGAVVAQVGEVLGRAYSLFGDPPASGQGPAAGSVMKLSGARELVRSGQAQMAPLSGQLATNYSTFAGGAGPALDTLAGNDRALSTQLDEAARTDRTGRTSSGTVVNGAAADTNGLAPFTNTPAGQKALLVALRQRVAQQQQVVQAYKTRDAQMAAMLRSIAYGGGGAVGGGSPFGASGAGIGRPMGSSRGGGFPSFNLPQLARAANLTGQIHSGRRPLADRQAGTRLRRSDIASSPVAGGIDAAISRALDIKGITDPRARRNWATGMKVVTTRESGNDINAVNNWDSNAAKGTPSQGAFQFIEPTFRAYHEPGTSPFLRDPVAQGAAFVNYAMGRYNVSADGSDLAQKIQQADPTRPPRGY; translated from the coding sequence GTGTCTGGGGGGTGGGTCTGGGTCGCTGATACTGGTTTCGTGTCGGTTGGCGCGGTGGTGGCTCAGGTCGGTGAGGTGCTGGGCCGCGCGTATTCGCTGTTCGGTGATCCACCGGCCTCCGGGCAAGGACCCGCCGCGGGCTCGGTGATGAAGCTTTCCGGCGCCAGGGAACTGGTGCGCTCGGGGCAGGCGCAGATGGCGCCGTTGTCAGGGCAGCTGGCCACCAACTATTCCACCTTCGCCGGCGGCGCGGGCCCGGCGCTGGACACCCTGGCCGGCAACGACCGGGCACTGAGCACCCAGCTCGACGAAGCCGCCCGCACCGACCGCACCGGCCGCACCAGCTCCGGCACCGTCGTCAACGGCGCCGCCGCCGACACCAACGGACTGGCCCCGTTCACCAACACCCCCGCCGGCCAGAAAGCACTCCTGGTCGCCCTGCGCCAGCGCGTCGCCCAACAACAACAAGTCGTGCAGGCCTACAAAACCCGCGACGCGCAGATGGCGGCGATGCTGCGGTCTATAGCCTACGGCGGTGGCGGCGCTGTAGGCGGGGGCTCACCATTTGGCGCCAGCGGAGCCGGGATCGGTAGGCCGATGGGCTCCTCGCGAGGCGGTGGCTTTCCGAGCTTCAACCTCCCGCAGCTGGCCAGGGCCGCCAATCTGACCGGGCAGATTCACTCGGGGCGGCGCCCGCTCGCCGACCGCCAAGCCGGGACGCGGCTGCGCCGCAGCGACATTGCCTCGTCGCCAGTTGCGGGCGGGATTGACGCCGCGATTAGCAGAGCGCTCGACATAAAAGGCATTACCGACCCGCGGGCTCGCCGCAATTGGGCCACCGGCATGAAAGTCGTGACAACCCGGGAATCCGGAAACGACATCAACGCCGTAAACAACTGGGATTCCAACGCTGCCAAGGGAACTCCGTCCCAGGGCGCCTTCCAGTTTATCGAGCCAACCTTTCGCGCCTACCACGAGCCGGGTACCTCACCGTTTCTGCGTGACCCAGTGGCTCAGGGCGCAGCGTTCGTCAACTACGCAATGGGTCGGTACAACGTCTCGGCCGACGGGTCGGATCTCGCGCAGAAGATTCAGCAGGCCGACCCAACAAGGCCGCCGAGAGGATACTGA
- a CDS encoding ParA family protein — MAIHVVLNQKGGVGKSTIAVNLAAVTADVLNRGDDPEASSPVLALSVDPQGSAVWWASRINALPFHIAQAHDDLAGLAALKNLPGIEHVYVDTPGWIDLNTNGDGADPLGSGPAADVLRAVLDMADQVIVPIETEPLSFDPTARTITKVLEPRGLRYLVVINNWDPRDGTYDLNQTRNFVKANGWPLANTVIRHYKLHARASAEGQVVTEYPLNRVALQAREDFYKFALELNVGGAR, encoded by the coding sequence ATGGCGATTCATGTCGTGCTCAATCAAAAGGGCGGCGTCGGTAAAAGCACCATCGCGGTCAACCTCGCCGCCGTCACCGCCGATGTCCTCAACCGCGGCGACGACCCCGAGGCCAGTTCACCCGTCCTCGCGCTGTCGGTCGACCCCCAGGGATCGGCAGTGTGGTGGGCGTCGCGCATCAACGCTCTGCCGTTTCACATCGCCCAAGCCCACGACGACCTGGCGGGGCTGGCCGCACTGAAGAACCTGCCGGGAATCGAGCATGTCTACGTCGACACTCCCGGCTGGATCGACCTGAACACCAACGGCGACGGCGCCGACCCGCTGGGCAGCGGGCCCGCCGCCGATGTGCTGCGCGCAGTGCTGGACATGGCCGACCAAGTCATTGTGCCGATCGAGACAGAACCTCTGAGCTTCGACCCGACCGCGCGAACCATCACCAAGGTCCTCGAACCACGCGGGCTGCGCTACCTCGTGGTCATCAACAACTGGGACCCCCGCGACGGCACCTACGACCTCAACCAGACCAGGAACTTCGTCAAAGCCAACGGCTGGCCGCTGGCCAACACCGTGATTCGACACTACAAGCTCCACGCCCGAGCCAGCGCCGAAGGCCAGGTCGTCACCGAATACCCACTCAACCGAGTGGCCCTACAAGCCCGCGAAGACTTCTACAAATTCGCCCTGGAACTCAACGTCGGGGGAGCGCGCTAA
- a CDS encoding ParA family protein, whose product MTMSGVARAILVANQKGGVGKSTTVAAVAEMIAAAGKRGRRVLVVDGDPQANVTVEDLGIEGDRGQSLAQTLQFGSALVPVRNVRPNLDVIAGGPQLAVVGAGAHLMAENGIDMAVNLESALTALCEAQGYDLVLIDSGPGDVPLLDTYLAVANYLLIPTRDDQASLGGVERLARRFGRARKLGASIQLLGVLLFDVNTRAVKRNEEVFAQVSEMLEGSGTTPFDITIRSAPAAAVDMRTLHRTAGELVALANDDRRVRLASLRDKQSPTRAMWTSDPSGLAADYQELVRQIVARLRRYESSPVGERVG is encoded by the coding sequence ATGACGATGAGTGGGGTGGCCCGGGCGATCCTGGTGGCCAATCAAAAGGGTGGGGTGGGAAAGTCGACGACTGTCGCCGCGGTCGCCGAGATGATCGCTGCCGCAGGCAAGCGGGGCCGCCGGGTGCTGGTGGTCGACGGCGACCCGCAAGCCAATGTCACGGTCGAAGACCTCGGCATCGAGGGCGACCGCGGCCAGTCGCTGGCTCAGACGCTGCAGTTCGGTTCTGCGTTGGTGCCGGTGCGCAACGTTCGTCCGAATCTGGACGTGATCGCCGGCGGCCCCCAGTTGGCAGTGGTGGGCGCGGGCGCGCATCTGATGGCCGAGAACGGCATCGACATGGCCGTCAATCTCGAATCGGCGTTGACCGCCCTGTGTGAGGCGCAGGGATACGACCTGGTGCTGATTGATTCGGGACCGGGCGACGTTCCGCTTCTCGACACCTATCTTGCGGTGGCCAACTATCTGCTCATTCCCACCCGTGACGATCAGGCCAGCCTTGGCGGTGTCGAACGGCTGGCGCGGCGATTCGGGCGGGCGCGCAAACTAGGGGCATCCATCCAGCTGCTGGGCGTGTTGCTCTTCGACGTGAACACTCGCGCTGTCAAACGTAACGAGGAAGTGTTCGCCCAGGTCAGCGAGATGCTTGAGGGGAGCGGCACGACACCGTTTGACATCACGATCCGCTCGGCGCCGGCCGCGGCGGTCGACATGCGCACGCTGCACAGAACGGCCGGCGAGCTGGTGGCGCTGGCCAACGACGACCGCAGGGTGCGGCTGGCGAGTTTGCGGGACAAGCAGAGTCCGACGCGGGCGATGTGGACCAGTGACCCTAGCGGTCTGGCTGCCGATTACCAGGAGCTGGTCCGCCAGATCGTGGCCCGGCTTCGCCGCTACGAGTCCTCGCCGGTAGGGGAGCGAGTCGGATGA
- a CDS encoding helix-turn-helix domain-containing protein: MKDAFHGSARLPHGLQAAHRDTATVLTRPYHGSSPRARRRGTAHTAPVWIRRAGGHCFDRLPRIALDVEVSWGAIPCWSGRAARWIETTVPTAYHQRYDTHVRPAMPGNPVSLKSVVAVAAARASFADHRTGRDCRPTNETLATMTKLSVRTVQRASTALRLLGVATEVMRGRQRTRDERFASWRVGDRGRGWASVWALHDSRIQSLSPHPEGSHLVLKTSPKSVVTTPTRRYAGRSGAPRRADPDQRALVLANRWMHDQQSPPWARRYRTATPWARVLGQVAQHGWTPRDINQLITDWVGTGHWVPESPHRPVGLLGAILAAHGNPAERPAALDEAREQAELAAARQRVAEQLAERDVNRRARDAGRAALEGPGRRAAREVLDEIARRRRQRGGGRP, translated from the coding sequence ATGAAAGACGCATTCCACGGTAGCGCACGCCTGCCTCACGGTCTACAGGCGGCGCACCGTGATACCGCCACCGTCCTGACCCGCCCCTACCACGGGTCCAGCCCGCGGGCCCGTCGACGCGGCACCGCCCACACCGCCCCGGTGTGGATACGCCGCGCGGGCGGGCACTGCTTTGATCGCCTGCCCCGCATCGCCCTGGACGTCGAGGTCAGCTGGGGCGCGATCCCCTGCTGGAGCGGGCGAGCGGCCCGCTGGATAGAGACCACCGTCCCTACCGCCTACCACCAGCGATACGACACCCATGTGCGCCCGGCAATGCCGGGCAACCCGGTCAGCCTCAAATCTGTGGTCGCGGTGGCCGCGGCGCGTGCCTCGTTCGCCGATCACCGGACCGGCCGCGACTGCCGGCCCACCAACGAAACGCTGGCCACAATGACGAAGCTGTCGGTGCGCACGGTGCAGCGGGCCTCGACGGCCCTGCGACTGTTAGGCGTCGCCACCGAGGTGATGCGCGGACGCCAACGCACCCGCGACGAGCGCTTCGCGAGTTGGCGTGTCGGAGACCGCGGCCGCGGCTGGGCATCGGTATGGGCACTGCACGACAGTCGGATTCAGTCACTGTCACCCCATCCCGAAGGGTCTCACTTAGTACTTAAAACCTCACCTAAGTCAGTTGTTACTACCCCAACCCGGCGATACGCCGGTCGCAGCGGCGCTCCGCGCCGCGCAGACCCGGACCAAAGAGCCCTCGTCCTGGCAAACCGTTGGATGCACGACCAGCAAAGCCCGCCCTGGGCACGTCGCTACCGCACCGCCACGCCCTGGGCCAGGGTGTTGGGGCAGGTTGCTCAGCACGGATGGACACCTCGTGACATCAATCAACTGATCACCGACTGGGTCGGTACCGGTCACTGGGTGCCGGAGAGCCCACACAGACCCGTCGGTCTGCTAGGGGCCATTCTGGCCGCCCACGGCAATCCCGCCGAACGGCCTGCGGCCCTTGACGAAGCACGTGAACAGGCCGAGCTGGCCGCCGCCCGCCAACGCGTCGCCGAGCAGCTTGCCGAACGTGACGTCAATCGGCGCGCACGCGATGCCGGGCGTGCGGCGCTCGAGGGTCCTGGGCGGCGCGCCGCGCGAGAGGTGCTCGACGAGATCGCCCGTCGGCGCCGCCAGCGCGGAGGTGGTCGGCCGTGA
- a CDS encoding RES domain-containing protein: protein MSDALDEDLVQRIDSRGTIQWSGTCFRYTGAQRDPLSGEGARRFGGRWNPPLLFSAIYLADSAQACMVEVERAAQAASTTPEGMLEAHYRLHTIDATHMAVLDLTTSEAREAVGLEDDDIYGDDWSACQAVGHAAWFLHVQGVLVPAAGGVGLVITAYEQRTRPGQLRISHSEDLTPTRYRKLRHP, encoded by the coding sequence GTGAGCGATGCGCTCGACGAGGATCTGGTGCAGCGCATCGACTCGCGTGGCACCATCCAGTGGTCGGGAACGTGCTTCCGGTACACCGGCGCCCAACGTGATCCTCTATCAGGGGAGGGGGCGCGTAGATTCGGCGGCAGGTGGAACCCGCCCCTGTTGTTCTCGGCGATCTATCTGGCCGATTCCGCGCAAGCATGCATGGTTGAAGTGGAGCGCGCCGCCCAGGCGGCATCAACGACCCCCGAGGGAATGCTCGAAGCCCACTACCGGCTGCACACCATCGACGCAACCCATATGGCGGTCCTTGATCTCACCACCTCCGAAGCCCGCGAAGCGGTGGGGCTCGAAGACGACGACATCTACGGCGACGACTGGTCGGCCTGCCAAGCAGTGGGCCATGCCGCATGGTTTCTGCACGTACAAGGCGTCCTCGTGCCCGCGGCCGGCGGGGTCGGCCTGGTCATCACCGCCTACGAACAACGCACCCGCCCCGGCCAGCTCCGCATCAGTCACAGCGAAGATTTGACACCCACCCGCTACCGGAAACTACGGCACCCGTGA
- a CDS encoding ParB/RepB/Spo0J family partition protein: MARGQRTNLADLAGAVGDKSPVDTSHPKPDEAGRSVPLTDLTANPRNPRDDVGDLADLASITDIQLQPALVVSKAAYLKLYPDDPITTRYVVINGCRRLAAAHKYGRSDLAIVVNDGVARDRITLISACIAENVDRQDFDVIEEARAVEALIAECGRAVDAANRLHKTEAWVSQRRALLKLAPELQTALRRGELAIRDARQLARVPLAEQVARWQATLDRNNDGGTENRQRPPSRSRVIASALADFDTEPDQLAHALRTYLGADGVDKLMVLLRGLGN; encoded by the coding sequence ATGGCCCGGGGGCAACGCACCAACCTCGCCGATCTCGCCGGCGCCGTCGGGGACAAGTCGCCGGTCGACACCAGCCACCCAAAACCCGACGAGGCAGGCCGCAGCGTGCCACTGACCGACCTCACCGCCAACCCGCGCAACCCCCGCGACGACGTCGGCGACCTCGCCGACCTCGCCTCGATCACCGACATCCAGCTCCAGCCGGCCCTGGTGGTCAGCAAGGCCGCCTATCTCAAGCTCTATCCAGACGATCCGATCACCACCCGCTACGTCGTCATCAACGGATGCCGTCGCTTGGCCGCGGCCCACAAATACGGGCGCAGTGATCTTGCCATCGTCGTCAACGACGGCGTCGCACGCGATCGCATCACCCTGATCTCCGCGTGCATCGCCGAGAACGTCGACCGCCAAGACTTCGACGTCATCGAGGAAGCCCGAGCAGTCGAAGCGCTCATCGCCGAGTGCGGCCGTGCCGTCGATGCCGCCAACCGGCTGCACAAAACCGAAGCATGGGTCTCGCAGCGGCGGGCACTGTTGAAGCTGGCACCCGAACTGCAAACCGCCTTGCGGCGCGGTGAACTGGCCATCCGCGACGCACGACAACTCGCGCGGGTACCGCTGGCCGAACAAGTGGCGCGGTGGCAAGCCACCCTCGACCGCAACAACGACGGCGGGACGGAAAACCGTCAGCGTCCGCCCAGCCGGTCCCGCGTCATCGCCTCCGCGCTCGCCGACTTCGACACCGAGCCCGACCAACTCGCCCACGCGCTGCGTACCTACCTCGGCGCCGACGGCGTCGACAAGCTGATGGTGCTGCTGCGCGGCCTCGGAAACTAG
- a CDS encoding WhiB family transcriptional regulator: protein MTVTLERPVVRNSTQPCISDPDRWAAGGQDPELKALCRGCPRRWQCAKDALDTPGAEGMWSGVHIPKEGRGRKFALRQLRSLAAHGGLHVGAEADD, encoded by the coding sequence GTGACAGTGACACTCGAACGACCAGTGGTGCGCAACAGCACCCAGCCATGCATTTCCGATCCGGATCGGTGGGCCGCCGGCGGTCAAGATCCGGAGCTGAAGGCACTGTGCCGTGGTTGCCCGCGGCGCTGGCAGTGCGCCAAGGATGCCCTCGACACCCCCGGCGCCGAAGGCATGTGGTCAGGGGTGCACATCCCCAAAGAAGGCCGCGGCCGAAAGTTCGCTCTTCGCCAACTGCGATCACTAGCGGCCCATGGTGGCCTCCACGTCGGCGCCGAGGCCGATGATTGA
- a CDS encoding antitoxin Xre/MbcA/ParS toxin-binding domain-containing protein, which produces MGANALASTVSSAIERLGLTYEEVGGIVDASARSVARWTSGQVVPQRLNKQRLIELAYVADALAEVLPRDQANVWMFSPNRLLAHGKPADLVRDGEYQRVLALIDAMAEGIFV; this is translated from the coding sequence ATGGGAGCTAATGCGCTCGCCTCGACCGTGTCGAGTGCGATCGAGCGCTTGGGATTGACTTACGAGGAGGTCGGCGGCATCGTCGATGCCTCGGCGCGCTCAGTAGCGCGCTGGACCTCAGGTCAGGTCGTCCCGCAACGCCTCAACAAACAACGACTCATCGAACTGGCCTACGTCGCCGACGCGCTGGCCGAAGTGCTCCCCCGCGACCAGGCCAACGTCTGGATGTTCTCGCCGAATCGACTACTGGCGCACGGCAAGCCCGCCGACCTGGTACGCGACGGCGAATATCAGCGCGTCTTAGCCCTCATCGACGCCATGGCCGAGGGGATCTTCGTGTGA
- a CDS encoding DUF2637 domain-containing protein — MSVGTTDAAVVHRRATAFFLGWLILAASMSLAGNVGHALLIAPVEMGWLAAGAALVPPIVLLAATHSATWLVRARSAGWVYWTCLALTAALAVGSFALSFDALRSFAVVLGIRESLSWIWPAVIDVAIAHATLCLLSMARPARVESFSTSRAAAAVGAPELSVPVAVSAEASGVVRDGVDDAQSANPVSAPGPGPAVNASSSAGSSYAGGSAAATRREAPADSGAVREGVAPAGGSHPVHENPEQCPQRLAQRSLSAVATVVGSGASPAGSVADSLPGQGLSSGGVQRWRPVAESLVHEGVTAKDVELVARILADGAAGTAPSTIGRRHEVHHTTVSRILGAAAQLGATG, encoded by the coding sequence ATGTCGGTGGGGACCACTGACGCCGCCGTTGTGCATCGCAGGGCGACCGCGTTCTTTCTGGGTTGGCTGATTCTGGCCGCGTCGATGTCTCTGGCAGGCAACGTCGGTCACGCGCTGCTGATCGCTCCTGTCGAGATGGGGTGGTTGGCTGCGGGGGCGGCGCTGGTACCTCCGATCGTGCTTCTCGCCGCGACTCATTCGGCGACGTGGCTGGTACGTGCCCGCTCGGCCGGGTGGGTGTACTGGACGTGTTTGGCACTCACGGCCGCGCTGGCTGTCGGGTCGTTCGCCTTGTCGTTCGATGCGTTGCGCTCATTTGCCGTGGTGCTGGGGATTCGTGAGTCGCTGTCGTGGATATGGCCGGCAGTCATTGATGTGGCGATCGCTCATGCCACGTTGTGCCTGCTGTCGATGGCGAGACCCGCTCGGGTGGAGAGCTTTTCGACGTCCCGAGCTGCTGCCGCTGTGGGGGCGCCGGAACTGTCGGTGCCGGTGGCGGTTTCAGCGGAGGCCTCCGGTGTTGTCCGGGACGGTGTCGATGACGCGCAATCCGCCAACCCTGTGTCGGCGCCAGGGCCGGGACCGGCGGTGAACGCGAGCTCATCTGCTGGGTCGTCTTACGCGGGTGGCTCCGCCGCAGCGACCCGGCGCGAGGCGCCCGCCGACTCAGGTGCTGTGAGAGAAGGGGTTGCACCGGCGGGTGGGTCGCATCCTGTGCACGAGAACCCTGAGCAGTGCCCGCAAAGGCTTGCCCAGCGCTCGCTCAGTGCGGTAGCGACCGTGGTGGGTTCCGGCGCGTCACCCGCGGGGTCGGTTGCCGATTCGCTGCCCGGTCAGGGCTTGTCCTCAGGAGGGGTGCAGCGGTGGCGGCCGGTCGCGGAATCGTTGGTGCATGAGGGTGTGACCGCCAAGGATGTGGAGTTGGTGGCCCGGATTCTTGCCGACGGTGCGGCGGGGACGGCGCCGAGCACGATCGGGCGCAGGCATGAAGTGCACCACACGACGGTGAGCCGAATCTTGGGCGCCGCTGCGCAACTCGGCGCGACGGGGTGA
- a CDS encoding transcriptional regulator: MEDGGVDDGIARAGAAVAARRRELGISQRELARQKVITAPALIHFEKGRSWPRERTRHTLEELLQWPAGTIARIRAGGTADEVAAPPPDGSENAALVVDALKLALARFATAIDDLPPASSPDFANRASTILADLRKLEALAARAMRHSQGSPAEVVKSLGLIRGRYDDLMLKTAAHPDASSGQRLYAARRRANLSAGEAAAVGGLSAELVETAEAGKPLDPPSAARVEALIAELVGP; the protein is encoded by the coding sequence GTGGAGGACGGCGGTGTAGACGACGGGATTGCCCGTGCGGGCGCCGCTGTCGCAGCTCGCCGACGTGAATTAGGGATTTCCCAGCGTGAGCTGGCACGCCAGAAAGTCATCACAGCCCCGGCGCTGATCCACTTTGAGAAAGGCCGGTCCTGGCCCAGGGAGCGCACCAGACACACCCTGGAGGAACTTTTGCAGTGGCCGGCGGGAACCATAGCGCGCATCCGAGCCGGAGGCACGGCTGATGAAGTGGCCGCCCCGCCGCCGGATGGGTCCGAGAACGCTGCGCTGGTGGTGGATGCGCTCAAGTTGGCCTTGGCCCGCTTCGCCACTGCGATCGACGATCTGCCCCCGGCTTCGTCACCGGACTTCGCCAACCGCGCGTCGACGATCCTGGCCGACCTGCGCAAGTTAGAGGCACTTGCCGCGCGGGCGATGCGCCACAGCCAGGGCTCGCCGGCTGAGGTGGTCAAGTCGCTGGGGCTGATTCGCGGCCGCTATGACGACCTCATGCTCAAGACCGCAGCCCATCCGGACGCCTCGTCGGGCCAGCGGCTCTACGCGGCACGACGCCGAGCGAACTTGAGCGCCGGTGAGGCGGCCGCGGTGGGCGGGCTCTCAGCAGAACTGGTGGAAACTGCCGAAGCGGGCAAGCCGCTGGATCCCCCAAGCGCGGCACGGGTGGAAGCGTTGATCGCCGAACTCGTCGGCCCGTGA